A single genomic interval of Macadamia integrifolia cultivar HAES 741 chromosome 6, SCU_Mint_v3, whole genome shotgun sequence harbors:
- the LOC122080876 gene encoding protein REVEILLE 6-like has product MVSGNSIPTEAFYLDPTGMTLPGIGSLTTTTTATTATTTTASSDDPSKKIRKPYTITKSRESWTEQEHDKFLEALQLFDRDWKKIEAFVGSKTVIQIRSHAQKYFLKIQKNGTSEHVPPPRPKRKAAHPYPQKASKNAPVPSQVAGAFQSSAALLEPGYVLMPDSSSMLGNPITSTTTSSWAHGSAPPVSMSNVAKDDMGSAGPTVVNNCCSSTESTQRMWQTCETADQGNQGPPVRAMPDFAQVYSFIGNVFDPNTSGHLQKLREMDPIDIETVLLLMRNLSINLSSPDFEDHRRLLSSYDIDTEE; this is encoded by the exons ATGGTTTCCGGAAATTCAATTCCAACAGAAGCTTTCTACTTGGATCCAACGGGAATGACTCTCCCTGGAATCGGCTCTTTAACTACCACTACAACagccaccaccgccaccacgaCAACGGCTTCATCCGATGATCCCTCCAAGAAGATTAGGAAGCCCTATACAATCACCAAATCCAGAGAGAGCTGGACCGAGCAAGAGCACGACAAAttccttgaagctcttcaaCT CTTTGATCGTGACTGGAAGAAAATAGAAGCATTTGTTGGGTCAAAGACTGTCATCCAG ATACGGAGTCATGCACAGAAGTATTTTTTGAAGATTCAGAAGAATGGAACAAGTGAGCATGTTCCTCCCCCTCGGCCAAAGCGAAAAGCAGCTCATCCATACCCACAGAAAGCCTCTAAAAATG CTCCAGTGCCCTCACAAGTGGCAGGAGCATTTCAATCTTCAGCTGCTCTGCTCGAACCGGGATATGTTCTCATGCCAGATTCATCGTCAATGCTTGGAAATCCTATTACGAGTACAACCACATCTTCATGGGCTCACGGTTCTGCTCCACCAGTCAGTATGTCCAATGTAGCGAAAG ATGATATGGGATCTGCAGGGCCTACAGTTGTAAATAATTGTTGCAGTAGCACTGAGAGTACTCAAAGGATGTGGCAAACTTGTGAAACAGCTGATCAAGGGAATCAAGGTCCACCAGTGAGAG CTATGCCAGACTTTGCTCAAGTATATAGCTTCATTGGAAATGTCTTTGACCCGAACACTAGTGGCCACTTGCAGAAGCTAAGGGAGATGGATCCAATTGATATTGAAACT GTGTTGCTGTTGATGAGAAACCTTTCCATCAATCTGTCGAGCCCTGATTTTGAGGATCAT AGAAGGTTGCTTTCATCATATGATATTGACACAGAAGAATAA